The following proteins are co-located in the Triticum aestivum cultivar Chinese Spring chromosome 1A, IWGSC CS RefSeq v2.1, whole genome shotgun sequence genome:
- the LOC123049448 gene encoding probable glutathione S-transferase GSTU6, with product MAGGDDLKLLGAWASPFVARVKLALSFKGLSFEDVEEDLSNKSELLLSSNPVHKKVPVLVHNGKPICESMIIVQYIDEAFLVGPSLLPSDPYKRAIARFWAAYIDDKLVTPWVQSLRAKTEEEKSEGVKQTFAAVETLEGALRECSKGEGYFGGETVGLVDISLGSLLSWLIATEVMSGTKIFDPVKTPLLAAWMGRFSELDAAKAALPEVDRVVEFAKKRQAQADAAAAASETK from the exons ATGGCCGGAGGAGATGACTTGAAGCTGCTCGGCGCTTGGGCGAGTCCATTTGTCGCCAGGGTGAAGCTTGCGCTGAGCTTCAAGGGCCTGAGCTTCGAGGATGTCGAGGAGGACCTCAGCAACAAGAGCGAGCTCCTCCTCAGCTCGAACCCGGTGCACAAGAAGGTGCCCGTGCTCGTCCACAACGGGAAACCCATTTGCGAGTCAATGATCATCGTTCAGTACATCGATGAGGCGTTCCTTGTCGGCCCCTCTCTTCTTCCCTCTGACCCCTACAAACGTGCAATTGCCCGTTTTTGGGCCGCCTACATTGACGATAAG CTCGTCACCCCATGGGTACAGTCGTTGAGGGCCAAGACAGAGGAGGAGAAGTCTGAGGGGGTTAAGCAGACATTTGCCGCTGTGGAAACACTGGAAGGAGCCCTGAGGGAGTGCTCCAAGGGAGAGGGCTACTTTGGTGGTGAGACCGTCGGGCTTGTGGACATTTCACTTGGGAGCCTGCTCTCCTGGTTGATTGCGACAGAAGTGATGTCTGGAACCAAGATCTTTGATCCTGTTAAGACTCCGCTCCTGGCAGCGTGGATGGGGCGCTTTAGCGAGCTCGACGCTGCCAAGGCGGCGTTGCCAGAAGTTGATAGGGTGGTCGAATTTGCCAAGAAGAGACAGGCACAGGCTgatgccgccgccgctgcttcgGAGACCAAGTAA